The Kosakonia sp. SMBL-WEM22 sequence CTTCTCGAAGTATTACCACTTCCTCGCGATGCCGGATCTACGCGCCTTTGCCAACGCCGGTTTCCCGTTTAGCCGTATGGCGGATCTATCGCAAACCATCGTCGTGACGCCGCCGCAGCCGAATCCGGCGCAGGTCACCACGCTGCTTGACTCGTTGGGCACGGTGGGCGCGCAGACCGGTTTCCCGGCCATTAACGTGCAGTTAACCAACGATGGCAACCAGATCAAGGATAAAGACGCCGATATTATGATTATCGGTGCCATTCCGCCTGAGCTGAAAGATGATAAGCATATCGACCTATTAGTGAATGCCGCGCAGAGCTGGGTAAAAACCCCGCTGCGCCAGACACCGTTCGCGTCGATTGTACCGGATGCCGCCGACCGTCAGGCCGATGCGCAAACCGGCATTACCTCCAATGGCCCGATGGCGGCGATTATCGGCTTCCAGTCGCCGTACAACGACCAGCGCAGCGTAGTGGCCCTGCTGGCCGACAGCCCGCGCGGTTATGAGTTGCTGAACGGCGCGATTAACGACAGCGGCAAGCGCGCGGCAATCTACGGCTCGGTAACGGTGATCCGTGAATCAGGCGTCAACGGCCTGCGCGTGGGCGATATTTACTATGTTGGCCACCTGCCGTGGTTTGAGCGCATCTGGTATGCGCTGGCGAACCATCCGGTGCTGCTGGCGGTGCTGGCCGCGGTCTGCGTGGTGTTGATGGCGTGGGTGCTGTGGCGTCTGCTGCGTATCATCAGCCGCCGCCGTCTTGACCCTTCGGATCATGAGTAAACGGTAATGAAAAGCGTACGCTGGGTGGTGATGGCGATGCTGGTGATGGCGGCGATGAACGTTCGCGCCGCCTGTAACTGGCCGGCCTGGGACCACTTTAAACAGGCCTATATCAGCGACGGCGGGCGCGTTATTGACCCGAGCGATTCGCGCAAAATCACCACCTCGGAAGGGCAGAGTTATGCGCTCTTCTTCGCGCTGGCGGCTAACGATCGCGCCATGTTCGATAAAGTATTGCGCTGGACCGAAGATAACCTCGCCGCAGGCTCGCTGAATAAGCAGCTTCCCGCCTGGCTGTGGGGCAAGAAGGCCGATAACAGCTGGGAGGTGCTCGACACCAACTCTGCCTCTGATGCCGATATCTGGATCGCCTGGTCGCTGCTGGAGGCGGGCAGGCTGTGGAAAGAGGATCGCTATACTCAGCTGGGTAAAGCCCTGCTGGCGCGGATTGCGAAAGAGGAAGTGGTCACGGTGCCGGGGCTGGGCTCCATGCTGCTGCCGGGTAAGGTCAGTTTCGCTGAACCGACGACGTGGCGCTTTAACCCGAGCTACCTCCCGCCGCAGTTGGCGAGCTACTTCACCCGCTTCGGCGCGCCGTGGTCGACGCTGCGTGAAACCAACCTGCGCCTGCTGCTGGAGACCGCGCCGAAAGGCTTCTCGCCGGACTGGGTGCGCTATGAGAAGGGGAAAGGGTGGCAGTTGCAGCCTGGTAAAACACTGATCAGCAGCTACGATGCCATCCGCGTTTACCTCTGGGTCGGGATGATGAATGATGCCGATACACAGAAAGCGCGCCTGCTCAACAAACTGAAGCCGATGGCGACCGCGACGATTAAAAATGGCGTGGTGCCGGAGAAGGTGGATGTTGCCAGCGGGCAGATCCGCGGCGATGGCCCGGTCGGTTTTTCCGCCTCAATGCTCCCCTTCCTGCAGGATCGCGACGCACAGGCCGTGCAGCGCCAGCGCGTTGCTGACCACTATCCCGGCGATGATGCCTACTTTAGCGCGGTGCTGACGCTGTTCGGACAGGGCTGGGATCAACACCGTTTTCGTTTCACCCCTCGCGGTGAGTTACAACCTGACTGGGGCGCGGAATGCACAAGTTCGTCGTAAGGTTTCTTTGTGTTGCCATCGGCCTCTCGCTGGCACCTGCCGCCGGGGCGGCCGAGCCGACCAGCGCGCAGCAGCAGTTGCTGTCGCAGGTGCGGCTGGGTGAAAGCGCCCGCCGCGAGGATCTGGTGCGCCAGTCACTCTACCGCCTTGAACTGATCGACCCCGATAACCCTGACGTGGTGGCAGCGCGTTTGCGCTATCTGCTGCGCCAGGGCGACAGTGCCGGTGCGCAGAAGCAGCTCGACCGCTTAAAGCAGCTGGCACCGGACTCCAGCGCTTACAAAGCGTCGGTAACGACAATGGCGCTCTCCTCGGCTGAAGGCCGCCAGGCGCTGCAACAGGCGCGTTTACAGGCCACCACCGGCCACACCCAGGAGGCGATTGCCGCCTATGACGCGCTGTTTAAAGGCAACCCGCCGGAGGGTGATATTGCCGTAGAGTACTGGCTGCTGGTGGCAAAAGTCCCGGCGCGCCACAACGAGGCGGTCAGCCGACTTCAGACACTGAACAGCCGTAACCCCGGCAATGCGCAGCTGCAGGGCGGTCTGGCGCAGATGCTGTTTGCCGACGGGCGCGACGCCGAGGGCTACGCGCTGCTGGAGGAGATGGCGAAATCGAACGCCGGGCGCGACACCGCAGCCGGGCTCTGGTATCAGCAGATCCAGCGCATGCCGGTTAGCGATGCCAGCGTGAAAGCATTACAACATTTTCTGACCCTCTTCTCCGCTGGCGACACGGTCGATAACGCCCGTTCCCTGCTGGCGGCGCAGCAAAAACAGCTGGCTGACCCGGCGTTTCGCGCCCGTGCCACCGGCCTTGCGGCGGTGGATGCCGGGCAGGGCGGAAAAGCGATTAGTGAGCTACAGCAGGCGGTTAATGCTAACAGTGCCGACAGCGAAGCCGTCGGCGCACTAGGCCAGGCCTATTCCCAACGCGGCGATCGCGCCCGCGCAGTGGCGCAGTTTGAAAAAGCGATCGCTATGGACCCGAACAGCGGCAATCGCAGCAAGTGGGATAGCCTGCTGCAAACCAACCGCTACTGGCTGCTGATCCAGCAGGGCGATGCGGCGTTAAAAGCCAATAACCCGGCGCAGGCCGAGCGTTACTACCAGCAGGCGAGAGCAACGGATAACAGCGACAGCTACGCGGTACTTGGCCTCGGCGACGCGGCGGCGGCGCGTAAAAATAACGCGGCGGCCGAGACCTTCTACCGCCAGGCGCTGCGCATGGACCGCGAGAACACCAATGCCGTGCGCGGGCTGGCCAATATTTACCGCGCCGAGTCGCCGGAAAAAGCGGAAAGCTTTATTCAGTCGCTTAACGCCAGCCAGCGACGCAGCATTGACGATATTGAGCGCGGCCTGACCAATGACCATCTATCGCAGCAGGCTGAAGCGCTGGAGAGCAAAGGGGCGTGGGCGCAGGCCGCCGCTCTGCAACGCCAGCGGCTCGCGCTCGATCCGGGCAGCGTCTGGATCACCTACCGGCTGGCAAGCGATCTGCGCCAGGCCGGGCAGGCGAGCGAAGCGGACAGCCTGATGCGCCAGCTGGCGACGCAGAAAGCGGGCGATGCGGAGCAGGTTTACGCCTACGGGCTCTACCTTTCCGGCACCGAACGGGCGCAGGCAGCGCTAAACCACCTCAATACGCTGCCGAAATCGCAGTGGAACAGCAATATTCAGGAGCTGGCTGACCGGCTGCAAAGCAATCAGCTGCTGGAGCGGGCCAACCGTCTGCGTGACAGCGGCCATGAAGATGAAGCTATCGCGCTGTTAAACCAGCAGCCAGCCAGCACGCGGCTCGATTTAACCCTCGCCGACTGGGCGCAGCAGCGCGGCGATGCCAGCGAGGCGCAAGATTACTATCAGCGTGCGCTCAAGCGCGAACCGGCTAACGAAGAGGCCCTGCTTGGGCTGGCTGAACTCTACGCCTACAGCGGCAATCCGCTGGCGGCGCGGGCGCAGCTGGCAAAACTGCCTGCGGCCTCAGCGACCGGCGAGCCGCCCTCAATCAACACTCAGCGGCGGTTGGCGCTGGTAGAGAATCAGCTTGGCGACAGTGCCAGCGCACAACGCATCTTCAGCGTTATTGTGCCGCAGGCCAAAGCGCAGCCGCCGTCGATGGAGAGCGCGCTGGTGCTGCGCGATGCCGCACGGTTTGAGGCGCAGAACGGCGCGCCGCAGCAGGCGCTGGAGCGCTATAAAGAGGCGATGGTTGCCGCAGGCATTACGCCGCAGCGCCCTGCCGATAACGACACCTTTACGCGCCTGACGCGTAACGATGAGCGCGATGACTGGCTGAAGCGCGGCGTGCGCAGCGATGCGGCGGATCTCTATCGCCAGCAGGATCTTAACGTCACGTTGCAGCATGAGTACTCCGGCTCCAGCGGCACCGGCGGTTATTCCGATCTGAAAGGCCACACCACCATGTTGCAGGCGGATACGCCGCTGGCGGACGGGCGGCTGTTGCTGCGTGCTGACATGGTGAATATGGATGTTGGTACCTTCAGCCAGAACGCCGATGGCTCCTACAGCCCGAACTTCGGTACCTGCGGAGACATTGCTTGTGTGGGTGGTAACCGCCATCAGTCCGATCGCGGCGTCAGCATTGGCGCAGGCTGGCGTAATGAGCGCTGGGAAATGGATATCGGCACCACGCCGATGGGTTTTAACGTTGTCGATGTGGTTGGCGGCGTGAGCTACAGCGGGGATGTCGGGCCGCTCGGTTACACCGTTGATCTGCACCGCCGCGCCATCTCCAGCTCGCTGCTGGCCTTTGGCGGGCAGAAAGATCCCAACACCGGGAAGACCTGGGGCGGGGTGCGCGCCAACGGCGGGACACTGAGCCTTAGTTACGATAAGGGTGAAGCCAATGGCGTCTGGGCAAGTCTCGGCGCGGATACGCTGCAGGGGAAAAACGTCGACGACAACTGGCGCGTGCGCTGGATGACTGGCTACTACTACAAGCTGATTAATGAGAACAATCGGCGCGTCACGGTTGGCCTGAACAACATGATCTGGCACTACGACAAAGATCTGAGCAACTACACGCTGGGCCAGGGCGGTTACTACAGCCCGCAGGAGTACCTCTCCTTTGCGGTGCCGGTGCTGTGGCGAGAACGCACGGAGAACTGGTCGTGGGAGCTGGGCGGTTCCGCTTCATGGTCGCACTCGCGTAACAAAACCATGCCGCGCTATCCGCGTGCTGGCCTGCTTCCGGCGGATTTCCGCGACCAGCTGCGCGGCGTGCCGGAGACGGGAAGCCACAGTAACGGCTTTGGTTATACCGCACGTGCGCTGGTTGAGCGGCGGGTGACCAATAACTGGTTTGTCGGTGCGGGCATTGATATTCAGCAGGCGAAAGATTACACCCCAAGCCACGGGATGATTTATGTGCGCTACTCCGGCGCGGGCTGGCAGGGCGACATGGATATGCCGCTGCAACCGCTGGTGCCACAGGCTGACTGGTAAAAATAGACTATTCCTGGCGGAAGATCGCCGCGCATTGGCTGCGTTGCGCGGCGATTAAACGCATAAGATTCAAAGCGTTATTACTACTTTTTGCGCCACTCGCGGGCCAATGAGAATCTGCGTAGTCCCTTATCTTAATCGCATCGCGATAGAGTATACTCTGGCGGCAGAGTCATCCTGACCCATCCTCTGCGCCGATTGTTTCTCTGGAGAGTGATTTTGCGTGTTAGCCGTTCTTTAACCATCAAACAAATGGCCATGGTTGCTGTTGTCTCCATGTTCTTTGTGCTTATTTTTTGCGTCATTTTGCTGTTCCATTTCCTGCAGCAGAATCGCTATAACACGGCTACACAACTGGAAAGTATCGCCCGCTCTGTGCGCGAACCCCTCTCGGCAGCAATTTTAAAGGCGGATATTCCTGAAGCTGAAGCGATCATCAAACAGATTAAACCCGCCGGGGTGGTAAGCCGCGCCGACGTGATGCTGCCCAACCAGTTCCAGGCGCTGCGCATGCGCTTTATTCCCGAGCGCCCGGTGCCGGTGACTATCACCCGCATGTTTGAGCTGCCGATCCAGATTTCACTGCCCATCTACTCGCTGGAGCGCCCGGTCAACCCGCAGCCGCTGGCCTACCTGGTGCTGCAGGCAGACTCCTACCGCGTCTATAAGTTTGTGATCAGTACGTTGTCGACGTTAGTGACGGCTTACTTACTGCTGACGTTAATGCTCACCGTGGCGCTCACCTGGTGTATCAACCGGCTGGTGATGCACCCGCTGCGTAAAATCGCCCGCGAGCTGGATGAGATCCCGCCCCAGGCGCTGCCCGGCCACCAGCTGCCGCTACCGCGTCACCATAAAGATGATGAAATTGGCCGCATCGTGCGCAGCTATAACCGCAACCAGCAGCAGCTGCAGCATCAGCAGGAGGAGAGCCATGCGCAATCGGTTCGCTTCCCGGTCTCTGAACTGCCGAATAAAGCCGTTCTGCTGGCCCTGCTTGAGCAGGCCGTGGCCGCCGATACGCGCGCGGCGCTGTTAATTATCTCCAGCGACACTCTGCGCGATACCGCCGGCGTCCTGCATGAAGATCAGCGAGAAGTGCTGCTCCTGACGCTGGTAGAGAAACTTAAATCGGTGCTGTCGCCGGGCATGATGCTGGCGCAGCTTAATATCAGCGATTTCGCCCTCTTCGCGCCCGCTATCGAAGCACCCTGGCAGGCGATGAAATTAAGTAAGCAAGTGCTCACGGTTATCAACGAGCGTGTGCCGCTGAAAGGTATTCAGCTGCGCCCGCACGCCAATCTTGGTGTGGCGATGACGGGCAGCACACACTCTGCCCAGGCACTTTTGCAGCAGGCCACATCCGCGCTTGCCGCCGCCCAGCGCACGGGCAAAAACCAGATCCACTTCTTTGATGCAGAGCAGCGTGACGCAGCCCTACGCTGGCTGTCGCAGGAGGCTGAAATTCTCTCAGCCTTTGAGCAGCAGCGTTTTGCGCTCTGGCTGCAGCCGCTGCGCGCGCAGCCAGCTGGCGAAGTGGTCAGCGCCCGCGCGCTGCTACGTTTACGCAAACCTGATGATAATGAGGTCGCAGACGCGGCGCTGTTCGCGCAAATCGAAGCCTGCGGGCTGACCGGCAAGGTGTGCGACTGGTTGCTGGAAGAGGCGTGCCACCTGCTGGC is a genomic window containing:
- the bcsZ gene encoding cellulose synthase complex periplasmic endoglucanase BcsZ, with the protein product MKSVRWVVMAMLVMAAMNVRAACNWPAWDHFKQAYISDGGRVIDPSDSRKITTSEGQSYALFFALAANDRAMFDKVLRWTEDNLAAGSLNKQLPAWLWGKKADNSWEVLDTNSASDADIWIAWSLLEAGRLWKEDRYTQLGKALLARIAKEEVVTVPGLGSMLLPGKVSFAEPTTWRFNPSYLPPQLASYFTRFGAPWSTLRETNLRLLLETAPKGFSPDWVRYEKGKGWQLQPGKTLISSYDAIRVYLWVGMMNDADTQKARLLNKLKPMATATIKNGVVPEKVDVASGQIRGDGPVGFSASMLPFLQDRDAQAVQRQRVADHYPGDDAYFSAVLTLFGQGWDQHRFRFTPRGELQPDWGAECTSSS
- the bcsC gene encoding cellulose synthase complex outer membrane protein BcsC, with the translated sequence MHKFVVRFLCVAIGLSLAPAAGAAEPTSAQQQLLSQVRLGESARREDLVRQSLYRLELIDPDNPDVVAARLRYLLRQGDSAGAQKQLDRLKQLAPDSSAYKASVTTMALSSAEGRQALQQARLQATTGHTQEAIAAYDALFKGNPPEGDIAVEYWLLVAKVPARHNEAVSRLQTLNSRNPGNAQLQGGLAQMLFADGRDAEGYALLEEMAKSNAGRDTAAGLWYQQIQRMPVSDASVKALQHFLTLFSAGDTVDNARSLLAAQQKQLADPAFRARATGLAAVDAGQGGKAISELQQAVNANSADSEAVGALGQAYSQRGDRARAVAQFEKAIAMDPNSGNRSKWDSLLQTNRYWLLIQQGDAALKANNPAQAERYYQQARATDNSDSYAVLGLGDAAAARKNNAAAETFYRQALRMDRENTNAVRGLANIYRAESPEKAESFIQSLNASQRRSIDDIERGLTNDHLSQQAEALESKGAWAQAAALQRQRLALDPGSVWITYRLASDLRQAGQASEADSLMRQLATQKAGDAEQVYAYGLYLSGTERAQAALNHLNTLPKSQWNSNIQELADRLQSNQLLERANRLRDSGHEDEAIALLNQQPASTRLDLTLADWAQQRGDASEAQDYYQRALKREPANEEALLGLAELYAYSGNPLAARAQLAKLPAASATGEPPSINTQRRLALVENQLGDSASAQRIFSVIVPQAKAQPPSMESALVLRDAARFEAQNGAPQQALERYKEAMVAAGITPQRPADNDTFTRLTRNDERDDWLKRGVRSDAADLYRQQDLNVTLQHEYSGSSGTGGYSDLKGHTTMLQADTPLADGRLLLRADMVNMDVGTFSQNADGSYSPNFGTCGDIACVGGNRHQSDRGVSIGAGWRNERWEMDIGTTPMGFNVVDVVGGVSYSGDVGPLGYTVDLHRRAISSSLLAFGGQKDPNTGKTWGGVRANGGTLSLSYDKGEANGVWASLGADTLQGKNVDDNWRVRWMTGYYYKLINENNRRVTVGLNNMIWHYDKDLSNYTLGQGGYYSPQEYLSFAVPVLWRERTENWSWELGGSASWSHSRNKTMPRYPRAGLLPADFRDQLRGVPETGSHSNGFGYTARALVERRVTNNWFVGAGIDIQQAKDYTPSHGMIYVRYSGAGWQGDMDMPLQPLVPQADW